One window of Mesorhizobium sp. WSM4904 genomic DNA carries:
- a CDS encoding DUF1778 domain-containing protein has translation MSKPASDRTERFNIRIRPAQKAMIARAAALSHKDMTDFILDKVLPEAEAVIKAIEKTEVSERDFKRILELLEHPPKPNAKLRAAIAALPDTI, from the coding sequence ATGTCCAAGCCAGCCAGCGACAGAACCGAACGCTTCAATATCCGCATACGGCCCGCGCAGAAGGCTATGATCGCCCGCGCGGCGGCGCTGTCGCACAAGGACATGACCGACTTCATCCTCGACAAGGTGCTTCCTGAGGCGGAAGCCGTCATCAAGGCGATCGAAAAGACCGAAGTCTCGGAGCGCGACTTCAAACGCATCCTCGAACTGCTCGAGCATCCACCGAAGCCAAATGCGAAATTGCGGGCCGCCATTGCAGCTCTTCCCGATACGATATGA
- a CDS encoding GNAT family N-acetyltransferase: MTLPRWREEPISKSHDRASFDCGDEQMNDFLRRFARQSHEQNASKTFCAVDNANPDRVLGFYTIAPSAVAHEQVPAALTKGLARHEVSGFKLARLATDLSVAGQGLGGQLLAAAALRCLRVAGEGGGLLFIIDAKSERAANWYRGYGAEPLSGKPLTLVMPLATFAADLRAKDLL, encoded by the coding sequence ATGACACTGCCGCGATGGCGCGAGGAGCCGATCTCGAAATCGCATGATCGCGCGTCCTTCGATTGCGGCGACGAACAGATGAACGATTTTCTGCGGCGCTTCGCCAGGCAGAGCCATGAACAGAATGCCTCGAAGACATTTTGCGCCGTCGACAACGCGAACCCGGACCGCGTTCTTGGCTTCTATACGATCGCACCCTCCGCCGTTGCTCATGAGCAAGTGCCTGCGGCCCTGACGAAAGGGCTGGCCCGACATGAAGTATCCGGATTCAAGCTTGCCCGCCTGGCGACCGATCTCTCGGTGGCCGGGCAAGGGCTTGGCGGTCAGCTTCTCGCTGCGGCGGCCTTGCGCTGCCTGCGTGTCGCCGGCGAAGGTGGAGGTCTCCTGTTCATCATCGATGCCAAGAGCGAGCGCGCCGCGAACTGGTACCGTGGATATGGTGCCGAGCCGCTGTCGGGAAAACCGCTGACTCTCGTGATGCCGCTGGCGACGTTCGCTGCCGATCTCAGGGCTAAAGACCTGTTATAA
- a CDS encoding aminoglycoside phosphotransferase family protein: MHNPNLDIDTDLVRRLVGTQFPEWRHLPVRPVAFDGWDNRTFHLGDEMTVRLPSAAPYSLQVEKEHSWLPRLAPHLPLPIPAPLAMGEPAAGYPWHWSVYRWIEGETARTARIGDLRAFAVTLADFLVALKRIDPAGGPAPGRHNFYRGGPLTVYDGETRQAIAALEGEIDTQVATTVWEAALAATWHGSPVWFHGDVASGNLLVEDGRLSAVIDFGTSGVGDPSCDLAIAWTFFEGESREAFRTRIAVDRATWARGRGWTLWKALITAAGHDANQAEAERQRRVIDEVLADHERWA; encoded by the coding sequence ATGCACAACCCTAATTTAGATATCGACACCGATCTCGTGCGCCGCCTGGTCGGGACGCAGTTTCCTGAATGGCGCCATCTGCCCGTGAGGCCCGTCGCCTTCGACGGCTGGGACAACCGCACCTTCCATCTCGGCGACGAGATGACGGTCAGGCTGCCAAGCGCGGCTCCCTATTCGCTGCAGGTCGAGAAGGAGCATAGCTGGCTGCCAAGGCTCGCGCCGCATCTGCCGCTGCCGATCCCCGCGCCGCTGGCCATGGGCGAGCCGGCGGCGGGCTATCCCTGGCACTGGTCCGTCTATCGCTGGATCGAGGGCGAGACGGCAAGGACCGCGCGCATCGGCGATCTTCGCGCGTTCGCGGTGACGCTCGCCGATTTCCTCGTCGCCCTGAAACGGATCGATCCGGCGGGCGGCCCGGCGCCGGGCCGGCACAATTTTTATCGCGGCGGACCGCTGACGGTCTATGACGGGGAGACGAGGCAGGCCATCGCCGCGCTCGAAGGCGAGATCGATACCCAGGTCGCCACCACCGTCTGGGAAGCCGCCCTTGCCGCCACCTGGCACGGTTCGCCCGTCTGGTTCCACGGCGACGTCGCCTCGGGCAATCTCTTGGTCGAAGACGGCCGCCTGAGCGCCGTCATCGACTTCGGTACATCCGGCGTCGGCGACCCGTCTTGTGACCTGGCCATCGCCTGGACGTTCTTCGAGGGTGAAAGCCGGGAGGCCTTCCGCACCCGCATCGCCGTCGATCGGGCGACATGGGCGCGCGGCCGAGGTTGGACGTTGTGGAAGGCCCTGATCACCGCTGCCGGACACGACGCCAACCAAGCCGAGGCCGAAAGGCAGCGCCGGGTAATCGACGAGGTGCTCGCCGATCACGAACGCTGGGCGTGA
- the era gene encoding GTPase Era, translated as MERGMTEVESPEVAATRSGFVALIGAPNAGKSTLVNQLVGAKVSIVTHKVQTTRAIVRGIATHDNAQIVFVDTPGIFKPKRRLDTAMVTTAWGGAKDADVVVLLVDAERGIKGDADAILDRLKHVQQPMLLVLNKVDRVKPETLLALAAAANERVPFKRTFMVSALTGSGCKDLLDYLAETLPAGPWYYPEDQISDLPMRQLAAEITREKLYLRLHQELPYSSHIETEKWEEKKDGSVRIEQVIYVERDSQKKIVLGHKGETIRAIGQAARAEIAEILEQKVHLFLFVKVRENWGDDPERYREMGLEFPH; from the coding sequence ATGGAGCGCGGCATGACGGAAGTCGAGAGCCCTGAGGTCGCTGCTACCCGCTCCGGCTTCGTCGCGCTGATCGGCGCGCCCAATGCCGGCAAGTCGACGCTGGTCAATCAACTGGTCGGCGCCAAGGTTTCGATCGTCACCCACAAGGTGCAGACCACGCGCGCGATCGTGCGCGGCATCGCCACGCATGACAACGCGCAGATCGTCTTCGTCGACACGCCCGGCATCTTCAAGCCTAAGCGCCGGCTGGACACCGCCATGGTGACGACCGCCTGGGGCGGCGCCAAGGATGCCGATGTCGTGGTGCTCCTCGTCGACGCCGAGCGCGGCATCAAGGGCGATGCCGACGCCATCCTTGACCGGCTGAAGCACGTCCAGCAGCCGATGCTGCTTGTCCTCAACAAGGTCGACCGGGTCAAGCCGGAGACGCTTCTGGCCCTCGCCGCGGCAGCGAACGAACGAGTGCCGTTCAAGCGCACCTTCATGGTCTCGGCGCTTACCGGCTCCGGCTGCAAGGATCTGCTCGACTATCTCGCCGAGACGCTGCCTGCCGGGCCTTGGTATTATCCGGAGGACCAGATCTCCGACCTTCCGATGCGCCAGCTAGCGGCCGAGATCACCCGCGAAAAACTCTATCTGAGGCTGCATCAGGAACTTCCCTATTCCTCGCATATCGAGACCGAGAAATGGGAAGAGAAGAAGGACGGCTCGGTGCGCATCGAGCAGGTCATCTATGTCGAGCGCGACAGCCAGAAGAAGATCGTGCTCGGCCACAAGGGCGAGACGATCCGCGCCATCGGCCAGGCCGCGCGCGCCGAGATCGCCGAGATCCTCGAGCAGAAGGTGCACCTCTTCCTGTTCGTGAAGGTGCGCGAGAACTGGGGCGACGACCCAGAGCGATATCGCGAGATGGGGCTGGAGTTTCCCCATTGA
- the rnc gene encoding ribonuclease III, giving the protein MAATKRLTTDALAEALFERTGHAFADRQRLQRALTHASARSTHAGVDYERFEFLGDRVLGLVVADMLLAAFPEAAEGELSLRLNALVNAEALSEIAEEIGLPELIRAGSDVRNLEGRKRTNLRADALESLIAVLYLDGGMEAARAFIHRYWQPRSQATGAARRDAKTELQEWAHQAASGAVPAYRVDSREGPDHDPLFTVSVKVGSFAPAIGSGRSKREAEQAAAAVLLLREGVWSAA; this is encoded by the coding sequence ATGGCGGCCACCAAGCGTTTGACCACCGATGCCCTCGCCGAAGCGCTTTTCGAGCGCACCGGCCACGCCTTCGCCGACCGCCAGCGCCTGCAGCGCGCGCTGACCCATGCCAGCGCCCGCTCGACCCATGCCGGCGTCGACTACGAGCGCTTTGAATTCCTGGGCGACCGCGTTCTCGGCCTCGTCGTGGCCGACATGCTGCTGGCGGCCTTTCCCGAGGCCGCCGAGGGCGAGCTGTCGCTGCGCCTCAACGCGCTGGTCAACGCCGAGGCGCTCTCCGAGATCGCCGAGGAGATCGGCCTGCCGGAGCTGATCCGCGCCGGCTCCGACGTGCGCAACCTCGAAGGCCGCAAGCGAACCAACCTGCGCGCCGATGCGCTGGAGTCGCTGATTGCCGTGCTCTATCTCGACGGCGGGATGGAGGCGGCGCGCGCCTTCATCCACCGCTACTGGCAGCCGCGCTCGCAGGCGACAGGTGCCGCCCGCCGCGACGCCAAGACCGAATTGCAGGAATGGGCGCACCAGGCGGCGTCCGGCGCCGTCCCGGCATACCGGGTGGACAGTCGCGAGGGCCCCGACCACGATCCGTTGTTCACCGTCAGCGTCAAGGTCGGCTCCTTTGCTCCGGCGATCGGCAGCGGCCGCTCCAAGCGCGAGGCCGAACAGGCCGCTGCGGCGGTGCTGCTGCTGCGCGAAGGCGTATGGAGCGCGGCATGA
- the lepB gene encoding signal peptidase I, giving the protein MSVAEKSQKKSGGLGETFSVIIQALLLALVIRTLLFQPFSIPSGSMRPTLLEGDYLFVTKWAYGYSRYSLPFGPNLFSGRIWGSEPKRGDVVVFKFPPDPSVDYIKRVVGLPGDKIQVKDGQLFINGTAVPREKVGQIDNPDITEVDRPVDVYRETLPNGVTYDTLDLTPNSIGDNTREFDVPPGHYFMMGDNRDNSSDSRFTVGFVPAENLVGRANVIFFSIADGASPLEIWKWPSLMRAGRLFHLVH; this is encoded by the coding sequence ATGAGCGTGGCTGAAAAATCGCAGAAGAAATCCGGCGGGCTTGGTGAAACCTTTTCCGTCATCATCCAGGCTCTGCTGCTCGCGCTCGTGATCCGCACGCTGCTGTTCCAGCCCTTCTCCATCCCGTCCGGTTCGATGCGGCCGACGCTGCTCGAAGGCGACTATCTCTTCGTCACCAAATGGGCCTATGGCTATTCGCGCTATTCGCTGCCTTTCGGCCCGAACCTGTTCTCCGGCCGTATCTGGGGCTCCGAGCCCAAGCGCGGCGACGTGGTGGTGTTCAAGTTCCCGCCGGATCCGTCCGTCGACTACATCAAGCGCGTCGTTGGCCTGCCTGGCGACAAGATCCAGGTCAAGGACGGCCAGCTCTTCATCAACGGCACCGCCGTGCCGCGTGAAAAGGTCGGCCAGATCGACAATCCCGACATCACCGAGGTCGACCGTCCCGTCGACGTCTATCGCGAGACGCTGCCCAATGGCGTCACCTATGACACGCTCGACCTGACGCCCAATTCGATCGGCGACAACACGCGCGAGTTCGACGTGCCGCCGGGTCACTATTTCATGATGGGCGACAACCGCGACAATTCCTCCGATAGTCGCTTTACCGTCGGCTTCGTGCCGGCCGAGAATCTTGTCGGCCGCGCCAACGTCATCTTCTTCTCGATCGCCGATGGCGCAAGCCCGTTGGAAATCTGGAAGTGGCCGTCGCTGATGCGCGCCGGACGCCTGTTCCATCTCGTCCACTAA